In Rhodococcus sp. OK302, one genomic interval encodes:
- a CDS encoding gamma carbonic anhydrase family protein — protein MTTPIIASVLGRTPQIDESAFIAPNATVVGAVTIAAGASIWYGAVLRGDAETITIGADTNIQDNCTVHADPTFPAVLGERISVGHNAVLHGCTVEDDVLVGMGAVVLNGAHIGSGSLIAAGAVVSQGMQIPPGSLVAGVPAKVKRELSDNEKAGISANGAGYMMLAKAHKDI, from the coding sequence ATGACCACGCCGATCATTGCCTCTGTTCTCGGACGCACGCCCCAGATCGACGAGAGCGCCTTCATTGCACCCAATGCCACAGTCGTCGGAGCAGTGACCATCGCTGCCGGTGCAAGCATCTGGTACGGCGCGGTACTTCGCGGTGACGCCGAGACAATCACCATCGGCGCCGACACCAATATTCAGGACAACTGCACCGTGCATGCAGACCCCACATTCCCAGCCGTCCTCGGTGAGCGCATCTCGGTGGGCCACAACGCAGTACTGCACGGTTGCACCGTCGAAGACGACGTACTGGTGGGCATGGGAGCGGTAGTCCTCAACGGTGCGCACATCGGATCGGGTTCACTGATCGCAGCGGGCGCCGTGGTGTCGCAAGGAATGCAGATTCCGCCCGGGTCGTTGGTCGCCGGTGTACCGGCCAAGGTCAAACGTGAACTCTCCGACAACGAAAAAGCCGGGATCAGCGCCAACGGAGCGGGTTACATGATGCTGGCGAAGGCGCACAAGGACATCTGA
- a CDS encoding EamA family transporter, which translates to MNTSTHVPGRQFLPVGAVLTSILSLQFGAAFATTLFSQIGPAGATTLRLTIAAIILAVIVRPRWSRWSNRQRKGILALGVSLAVMNGAFYEALDTIPIGTAVTIEFLGPLTLAAVLSRRWADGAWVLLAFGGVLLLGLGDHGESGLDPVGVAFALLAAAAWAGYIVTGSHIAATLPSADGLAGACIVAAVLTLPFGVVSGGTELLDPKILLAGTAVAILSSVIPYSLEMWALRSLAKKVFAVLIALEPAAAALAGLVIIGQALDSMTLVAIGLVVSAGVGTVVMNRKQSPK; encoded by the coding sequence GTGAACACGTCAACACACGTGCCCGGACGGCAGTTTCTGCCGGTCGGCGCGGTTCTCACTTCGATACTTTCGCTGCAATTCGGCGCGGCTTTCGCAACAACCCTGTTTTCGCAGATCGGGCCGGCCGGCGCCACGACGCTTCGACTGACCATCGCCGCGATAATCCTGGCCGTCATTGTCCGACCACGGTGGAGTCGATGGTCGAACCGTCAACGCAAAGGCATTCTCGCGCTCGGAGTTTCCCTCGCAGTGATGAACGGGGCGTTCTACGAAGCCCTGGACACCATTCCGATCGGCACTGCCGTCACCATCGAGTTCCTGGGCCCGCTCACCCTGGCCGCAGTGCTGTCACGCCGCTGGGCCGACGGCGCCTGGGTGCTCCTGGCTTTCGGCGGGGTGCTGCTGCTCGGCTTGGGCGATCACGGGGAGTCCGGACTGGACCCCGTCGGAGTGGCGTTCGCACTCCTCGCAGCAGCCGCGTGGGCCGGTTACATCGTCACCGGATCGCACATCGCCGCAACACTTCCCAGCGCCGACGGTCTGGCTGGAGCCTGCATCGTCGCAGCGGTCCTGACGCTTCCCTTCGGCGTCGTCTCCGGGGGAACGGAACTACTGGATCCGAAGATTCTCCTGGCGGGCACCGCGGTTGCAATCCTGTCGTCCGTGATCCCGTACAGCCTCGAGATGTGGGCGCTGAGATCCCTTGCCAAGAAGGTCTTCGCGGTCTTGATTGCACTCGAACCGGCCGCTGCGGCATTGGCCGGCTTGGTCATCATCGGACAAGCCCTCGACTCGATGACGCTTGTGGCGATCGGGCTGGTCGTGAGTGCCGGAGTCGGTACCGTCGTCATGAACCGCAAACAGTCCCCGAAATAG
- a CDS encoding acyl-CoA dehydrogenase family protein, whose protein sequence is MNVWTTPERRALRETVRGFVNQEILPHLRQWERDGEIPRELHRKAGALGLLGASAPESAGGEGGDAVDSIVICEEMHQAGASGGLFASLFTCGIAVPHLIAAGNKEQIDRWVKPTLRGDKIGSLAITEPGGGSDVGHLQTTAKLDGDQYIVNGSKTFITSGCRADYVVTAVRTGGPGAGGVSLLVIEKSTPGFTVSRKLEKMGWRASDTAELSFVDARVPVENLVGEEGSGFAQIAQAFVGERVALAAQAYSSAERCLELTLEWCRARETFGRPLISRQAVQNTVTEMARKIDVAKVYTHSVIERHMAGDGDLIAEVCFAKNTAVETGEWVANQAVQLFGGLGYMQESEVERQYRDMRILGIGGGTTEILTGLAAKRLGYQS, encoded by the coding sequence GTGAATGTGTGGACCACTCCGGAGCGGCGCGCCCTGCGTGAAACCGTCCGCGGATTCGTAAACCAGGAGATCCTGCCGCATCTCAGGCAGTGGGAACGTGACGGGGAGATTCCGCGCGAATTGCATCGTAAGGCAGGTGCTCTGGGATTGCTCGGTGCCAGCGCGCCCGAATCGGCCGGTGGTGAGGGCGGCGACGCCGTCGACTCCATCGTGATTTGTGAGGAGATGCATCAGGCCGGCGCTTCGGGTGGGCTGTTTGCTTCGCTGTTCACCTGCGGCATCGCAGTCCCGCATCTCATTGCCGCCGGAAACAAAGAGCAGATCGACCGGTGGGTCAAGCCGACATTGCGCGGCGACAAGATCGGTTCACTGGCCATCACGGAGCCTGGCGGCGGCAGCGACGTCGGCCACCTGCAGACGACGGCAAAGCTCGATGGTGACCAGTACATAGTCAACGGTTCCAAGACGTTCATCACCTCTGGTTGTCGGGCCGACTACGTCGTCACCGCAGTGCGTACGGGTGGACCCGGCGCGGGCGGTGTCTCACTGCTCGTGATCGAGAAGAGCACACCGGGATTCACGGTGTCGCGCAAGCTCGAGAAGATGGGTTGGCGCGCATCGGATACCGCGGAACTTTCGTTTGTCGACGCCCGCGTTCCGGTCGAAAACCTGGTCGGTGAAGAGGGCAGTGGTTTCGCACAGATTGCACAGGCATTTGTCGGCGAACGAGTTGCCTTGGCAGCGCAGGCGTACTCGAGCGCAGAACGGTGTCTCGAGTTGACTCTCGAATGGTGCCGTGCTCGTGAGACTTTCGGCCGGCCACTCATCAGCCGACAGGCGGTGCAGAACACGGTTACCGAGATGGCCCGCAAGATCGACGTGGCCAAGGTGTACACGCATTCGGTGATCGAGCGGCACATGGCCGGTGACGGCGATCTGATCGCCGAGGTGTGCTTTGCCAAGAACACCGCTGTCGAAACGGGTGAGTGGGTAGCGAACCAGGCTGTCCAGCTGTTCGGTGGCCTCGGGTACATGCAGGAAAGCGAAGTGGAGAGGCAGTACCGCGACATGCGAATTCTGGGAATCGGTGGCGGTACCACCGAAATCCTCACCGGCCTCGCGGCCAAGCGATTGGGGTATCAGTCATGA
- a CDS encoding acetyl/propionyl/methylcrotonyl-CoA carboxylase subunit alpha has translation MITSVLVANRGEIARRVFATCRRNGIGTVAVFSDADADSPHVAEADVAVRLPGNTPAETYLRGDLIIAAAKTSGADAIHPGYGFLSENAEFARAVIDAGLTWIGPPVKSIELMGSKVESKKIMDAAGVPVMAELDPGTVTEAHLPVLIKASAGGGGRGMRIVRELSALEGELEAARREALSAFGDPMVFCERYLETGRHIEVQVMADRDGGVWAVGERECSIQRRHQKVVEEAPSPLVQRIPAMREKLFDASRLATNAIGYEGAGTVEFLADEKGDFFFLEMNTRLQVEHPVTECTTGLDLVELQLHVAAGEALPDQQPEIRGHSIEVRLYAEDPAKGWQPQSGTVHRIELPGGTEEFSVLREQGVRLDSGVVDGSVVGVHYDPMLAKVISYAPTRTAAARLLASTLTRTKIHGLRTNRDLLVNVLRHPAFIAGDTDTAFFETHDLAVLSTPLADTDVEKLSALAAALADAAHNRASAKVIGRLPSGWRNLPSQPQSKSYTTASGEYDIRYFLRRSGVLTAEGFDGVSLVSATLDRVVLDHDGIRRTFDVAAYGSEVFVDSSLGPVSLTVTPRFVDPSTEVAAGSLLAPMPGSVIRIGAAEGDTVTAGQPILWLEAMKMEHTVTAPTAGVLVELPVVLGQQVEVGSVLARVEAPEATEEVVS, from the coding sequence GTGATTACTTCAGTCCTAGTCGCCAACCGCGGCGAAATTGCCCGCCGTGTCTTCGCTACCTGCCGCAGAAACGGAATCGGAACCGTTGCAGTCTTTTCCGACGCGGATGCCGATAGCCCGCACGTCGCCGAGGCGGATGTGGCTGTTCGTCTGCCGGGAAACACACCCGCTGAGACGTATTTGCGCGGCGATCTGATCATCGCTGCAGCGAAGACCTCCGGGGCCGACGCCATTCACCCCGGCTACGGATTCCTCTCCGAGAACGCGGAATTCGCGCGTGCCGTCATCGACGCCGGTCTGACCTGGATCGGTCCGCCCGTGAAATCCATCGAACTGATGGGTTCCAAGGTCGAGTCCAAGAAGATCATGGACGCTGCCGGCGTTCCCGTGATGGCGGAGCTCGATCCCGGAACTGTCACCGAAGCGCACCTCCCGGTTCTGATCAAGGCATCAGCCGGCGGCGGTGGACGTGGAATGCGCATTGTCCGTGAATTGTCTGCTCTCGAAGGCGAACTGGAAGCTGCACGCCGCGAGGCGCTGTCAGCTTTCGGTGACCCGATGGTGTTTTGCGAGCGGTACCTCGAGACAGGCCGCCACATCGAAGTTCAGGTCATGGCTGACCGCGACGGCGGCGTCTGGGCAGTGGGGGAGCGTGAGTGCTCCATCCAGCGTCGGCACCAGAAGGTTGTGGAAGAAGCGCCGTCACCGCTCGTACAACGCATACCGGCCATGCGGGAGAAGCTTTTCGACGCGTCGCGTCTCGCTACGAATGCGATCGGGTACGAAGGAGCCGGGACGGTTGAATTCCTTGCCGACGAAAAGGGCGACTTCTTCTTTCTCGAAATGAATACTCGCCTGCAGGTGGAGCATCCCGTCACCGAGTGCACCACGGGACTCGATCTGGTGGAACTGCAGTTGCACGTCGCTGCGGGCGAGGCGTTGCCCGATCAGCAGCCGGAGATTCGTGGACACTCCATCGAAGTGCGGCTGTACGCCGAGGATCCGGCCAAGGGCTGGCAGCCGCAGAGCGGAACAGTTCATCGCATCGAACTGCCTGGCGGCACGGAAGAATTCAGTGTCCTGCGAGAGCAGGGTGTGCGACTTGATTCCGGTGTTGTCGATGGCAGCGTTGTCGGCGTTCACTACGACCCGATGCTGGCCAAGGTCATCTCCTACGCACCGACCCGCACCGCGGCCGCGCGGTTGCTGGCGTCAACCTTGACTCGTACCAAGATTCACGGACTCCGGACCAATCGAGACTTGCTCGTCAACGTCCTGCGACATCCGGCATTCATCGCCGGAGACACCGATACAGCGTTCTTCGAGACCCACGACCTTGCTGTGCTGTCCACGCCGCTGGCCGACACCGATGTCGAGAAGCTCTCGGCACTGGCGGCGGCCCTCGCGGATGCCGCTCACAACAGGGCGTCGGCGAAGGTCATCGGGCGCCTGCCCAGCGGCTGGCGCAACTTACCTTCGCAGCCTCAGAGCAAGAGCTACACCACGGCATCAGGCGAGTACGACATCCGCTATTTCCTGCGCCGCAGTGGCGTTCTGACCGCGGAAGGTTTCGACGGAGTAAGTCTGGTTTCCGCGACCCTGGATCGGGTGGTCCTCGACCACGACGGCATACGACGTACTTTCGACGTCGCAGCCTATGGCAGTGAGGTCTTCGTCGACTCCTCACTCGGGCCCGTGTCGTTGACAGTGACACCGAGGTTCGTCGACCCCTCCACCGAGGTCGCGGCAGGATCCCTGCTCGCACCGATGCCGGGTTCGGTGATCCGAATCGGAGCGGCAGAGGGCGATACGGTCACGGCCGGTCAGCCGATTCTATGGCTCGAAGCAATGAAGATGGAACATACGGTCACTGCGCCCACGGCCGGTGTCCTGGTAGAACTTCCGGTTGTTCTCGGCCAGCAGGTCGAGGTCGGATCGGTACTCGCACGTGTAGAAGCACCCGAAGCTACGGAAGAGGTCGTGTCATGA
- a CDS encoding acyl-CoA carboxylase subunit beta translates to MSVIRSALDTNSEVYNTAVETMNTKLAEIEVEHAKALAGGGDKYTERHHKRGKLLARERIELLLDQDSPFLELCPLAAWGSDFPVGASTVVGIGVVEGVECLIVANDPTVRGGTSNPWTLRKGFRANDIAMQNRLPVISLVESGGADLPTQKEVFIPGGRMFRDLTQLSAAGIPTIALVFGNSTAGGAYIPGMSDHVVMIKERSKVFLAGPPLVKMATGEESDDEALGGAEMHARKSGLADYFAADEQDAIRIGRSIVKRLNWTKKGPAPRVEVIEPLEDPEELLGIVPADLKIPFDPREVIARIVDGSDFDEFKPLYGSSLVTGWAELNGYPIGILANARGVLFSEESQKATQFIQLANRSNTPLLFLHNTTGYMVGKEYEEGGMIKHGSMMINAVANSKVPHISILLGASYGAGHYGMCGRAFDPRFLFAWPSSKSAVMGGAQLAGVISIVGRASAEARGQAFDAEADAGIRAMIENQIEAESLPMFLSGRLYDDGVIDPRDTRTVVGMCLSAIATAPIEGTENFGVFRM, encoded by the coding sequence ATGAGTGTCATCCGGTCCGCACTGGACACAAACTCCGAGGTCTACAACACCGCGGTCGAGACCATGAACACCAAGCTTGCGGAGATCGAGGTCGAGCACGCCAAGGCTCTGGCGGGCGGCGGTGACAAGTACACCGAGCGTCACCACAAGCGTGGAAAGCTCTTGGCGCGTGAGCGAATCGAGCTCTTGCTCGACCAGGATTCACCGTTCCTCGAACTGTGCCCGCTCGCCGCGTGGGGGAGCGATTTCCCCGTGGGTGCCAGCACAGTTGTCGGCATCGGCGTTGTAGAAGGCGTCGAATGCCTCATCGTCGCCAACGATCCCACCGTGCGCGGCGGCACCAGCAATCCGTGGACCCTGCGCAAGGGCTTCCGCGCCAACGATATCGCGATGCAGAATCGCCTCCCGGTGATTTCACTGGTCGAGTCCGGCGGAGCCGATCTACCGACCCAGAAGGAAGTGTTCATCCCGGGCGGTCGCATGTTCCGCGATCTCACTCAGCTCTCCGCAGCCGGAATCCCCACTATCGCTCTGGTATTCGGAAACTCCACCGCCGGCGGCGCGTACATCCCCGGCATGTCCGATCACGTCGTGATGATCAAGGAACGCTCCAAGGTGTTCCTCGCCGGCCCGCCGCTGGTCAAGATGGCCACGGGGGAGGAGTCCGACGACGAGGCTCTGGGCGGCGCCGAGATGCACGCTCGCAAGTCGGGTCTGGCCGACTACTTCGCAGCCGACGAGCAGGATGCGATTCGTATCGGACGATCGATCGTCAAGCGCCTCAACTGGACCAAGAAGGGTCCGGCACCCCGCGTTGAGGTCATCGAGCCGCTCGAAGATCCCGAAGAATTGCTCGGCATCGTTCCGGCCGACCTCAAGATCCCCTTCGATCCCCGAGAGGTCATTGCCCGCATCGTCGACGGATCCGACTTCGACGAGTTCAAGCCGCTCTACGGTTCGTCGCTCGTGACCGGGTGGGCCGAGCTGAACGGTTACCCGATCGGCATCCTGGCCAATGCTCGCGGAGTTCTCTTCAGCGAGGAATCCCAGAAGGCCACCCAGTTCATCCAGCTTGCCAATCGTTCCAACACGCCGTTGCTGTTCCTGCACAACACCACCGGATACATGGTGGGTAAGGAATACGAGGAGGGCGGCATGATCAAACACGGCTCGATGATGATCAATGCGGTTGCCAACTCCAAGGTTCCGCACATTTCGATCCTGCTCGGAGCGTCGTACGGGGCCGGTCACTACGGCATGTGCGGTCGAGCATTCGATCCACGCTTTCTGTTCGCGTGGCCCAGTTCGAAGTCCGCTGTCATGGGCGGTGCTCAACTGGCCGGGGTCATTTCGATCGTCGGTCGCGCGTCGGCGGAGGCCCGTGGACAGGCCTTCGATGCTGAGGCCGACGCCGGCATCCGCGCCATGATCGAGAACCAGATCGAAGCAGAGTCGCTCCCGATGTTCCTGTCCGGGCGCCTCTACGACGACGGCGTCATCGACCCCCGAGACACCCGCACCGTGGTGGGAATGTGCCTCTCGGCCATTGCTACCGCCCCGATCGAAGGCACCGAGAACTTCGGCGTCTTCCGTATGTGA
- a CDS encoding TIGR03084 family metal-binding protein, which produces MAELQTFIDDLRAEGDSLEALVTDLPAEKWATMTPAAGWTIAHQIGHLHWTDAAALLAITDPDGFAEQLKVAFLNPAGFVDDGAAEQAARPPVELLADWRAGRTALVDALAAAPAGTKFPWYGPPMGAVSMATARLMETWAHGQDVADALGVERTPTARIKNIAHLGVRTRNFAYSVNEKTPPAEEFRVELTAPDGSLWIWGPEDAAQKVTGPSLDFCLLVTQRANRADLDLVAVGTDAEEWLGFAQAFAGPSGSGREAEADK; this is translated from the coding sequence ATGGCCGAACTTCAGACGTTCATCGATGACTTGCGGGCCGAGGGCGACAGCCTCGAGGCTCTGGTTACGGATCTGCCCGCCGAGAAGTGGGCGACAATGACGCCCGCAGCAGGGTGGACCATCGCGCATCAGATCGGGCACCTGCATTGGACCGATGCTGCTGCATTGTTGGCAATCACCGATCCCGACGGTTTCGCCGAGCAATTGAAGGTGGCCTTCCTCAATCCCGCCGGGTTTGTCGACGACGGCGCGGCGGAGCAGGCTGCGCGACCACCCGTCGAGTTGCTGGCAGATTGGCGAGCCGGCCGAACTGCATTGGTCGACGCACTTGCCGCTGCTCCCGCCGGCACCAAGTTCCCGTGGTACGGACCCCCGATGGGTGCAGTCTCCATGGCAACCGCACGGTTGATGGAGACCTGGGCGCACGGGCAGGACGTTGCCGATGCACTGGGCGTCGAGCGGACACCGACCGCGCGTATCAAGAACATTGCGCACTTGGGTGTTCGGACACGAAACTTTGCGTACTCGGTCAATGAGAAGACTCCGCCCGCCGAAGAATTTCGCGTGGAACTGACCGCGCCCGACGGGTCTCTCTGGATCTGGGGTCCCGAGGATGCGGCGCAGAAGGTTACCGGGCCGTCATTGGATTTCTGTCTGCTGGTGACTCAGCGAGCCAACCGGGCCGATCTCGACCTCGTAGCGGTGGGCACAGACGCCGAGGAGTGGTTGGGGTTTGCTCAGGCCTTTGCCGGACCCAGTGGGAGCGGTCGAGAAGCGGAGGCGGACAAGTGA
- a CDS encoding acyl-CoA dehydrogenase family protein — protein MSFIETEEQKELRASVAKLGERFNYVDYVLPKARKGEPLTELWNEAGKLGFLGVNLPEEYGGGGAGIYELALVQEEMAAHGAGLLLVVVSPAICGTIIGKYGTAEQKQTWLPALADGSKIMAFGITEADAGSNSHQITTTARRDGGDWILRGNKIFISGVDQADAVLIVARTEDSKTGKLKPALFIVPTDSPGFEKTAMEMDIIEPDHQFMLFLDDVRLPAEALVGEADAALMQLFAGLNPERILGSAMAIGMGRYALNAAVKYANERTVWKTPIGAHQGISHPLAQVKIELELAKLMMQKAAFLYDSGDDFGAAEAANMAKYAAAEASIKALDQAIQTHGGAGLTKEYGLAAMLGAARIARVAPVSREMVLNFVSQHSLGLPRSY, from the coding sequence ATGAGTTTCATCGAAACCGAAGAGCAGAAGGAACTGCGGGCTTCTGTCGCCAAGTTGGGGGAGCGTTTCAACTACGTCGACTACGTGCTGCCCAAGGCGCGTAAGGGCGAGCCGCTGACCGAATTGTGGAACGAGGCAGGCAAGCTCGGATTCCTCGGCGTCAATCTTCCCGAGGAATACGGTGGCGGCGGTGCCGGAATCTACGAATTGGCTTTGGTCCAGGAAGAGATGGCCGCTCACGGCGCGGGCTTGCTGCTTGTTGTTGTCTCGCCGGCCATTTGCGGCACCATCATCGGCAAGTACGGCACTGCGGAGCAGAAGCAGACGTGGCTACCGGCATTGGCCGACGGCTCCAAGATCATGGCTTTCGGAATCACCGAGGCTGACGCCGGTTCCAACTCGCACCAGATCACGACCACGGCGCGCCGGGACGGCGGCGATTGGATCCTGCGTGGAAACAAGATCTTCATCTCGGGTGTCGATCAGGCCGATGCCGTGCTGATCGTCGCGCGCACCGAAGACTCCAAGACCGGCAAGCTCAAGCCCGCACTCTTCATTGTTCCCACCGATTCTCCGGGATTCGAGAAGACGGCGATGGAGATGGACATCATCGAACCGGATCACCAGTTCATGTTGTTCCTCGACGACGTGCGCCTGCCCGCCGAGGCTCTGGTCGGCGAGGCCGACGCAGCGTTGATGCAGCTGTTTGCCGGCCTGAATCCCGAGCGCATTCTAGGTTCGGCGATGGCCATCGGTATGGGCCGGTACGCGCTGAATGCAGCGGTCAAGTATGCAAACGAGCGCACGGTGTGGAAGACGCCGATCGGTGCACATCAGGGTATTTCGCATCCACTCGCGCAGGTCAAGATTGAACTCGAGCTGGCGAAATTGATGATGCAGAAGGCCGCGTTCCTCTACGACAGCGGTGACGACTTCGGTGCTGCCGAGGCCGCCAACATGGCCAAATATGCTGCGGCAGAGGCAAGTATCAAGGCGCTTGATCAGGCCATTCAGACTCACGGCGGTGCGGGCCTGACCAAGGAATACGGCTTGGCCGCCATGCTCGGAGCGGCTCGTATCGCACGCGTTGCGCCGGTGAGCCGGGAGATGGTTCTCAACTTCGTCTCTCAGCATTCACTGGGCCTGCCCCGGTCGTACTAG
- a CDS encoding acyclic terpene utilization AtuA family protein, giving the protein MSSVRIGNCSGFYGDRVSAMREMLEGGELDYLTGDYLAELTMLILGRDRMKDQSLGYAKTFLRQVEDTLGLALDKGVKIVANAGGLNPAGLAAALREVNTKLGLNAKIAHVEGDDLVSRAGELGLGSPLTANAYLGAWGIVEALAADADVVVTGRVTDASVIVGPAAHHFGWKRDDFDQLAGAVAAGHVIECGTQATGGNYAFFTEIPNLGRPGFPIAEINADGSSVITKHAGTDGEVSVGTVTAQLLYEITGGRYAGPDVTTRIDTAVLTPEGPDRVLISGVTGEAPPPQYKVSLNTLAGFRNEATFILTGLDIEAKAELAKNQLEAWLSKKPAELVWTLARTDHPDSDTEETASALLRCVVRDSDPTVIGRPFSSVAVEMALASYPGFSLTAPPSNGQPYGVFTPGYVDAGSVPHIAVLPDGTRVDIAPSAVTRELEPVDEPELPVPLPAGSVARIALGAIAGARSGDKGGNANVGVWVRSDDEWRWLAHTLTVSKVKELLPEAAGLTVTRHLLPHLLAVNFVIEGILGQGVASQARFDPQAKGIGEWLRSRYVDIPISLLPTTDQKEDSQ; this is encoded by the coding sequence GTGAGTTCGGTACGGATCGGCAATTGTTCCGGATTCTACGGTGACCGTGTCTCGGCGATGCGGGAGATGCTCGAGGGTGGAGAACTCGACTACCTGACGGGTGACTATCTCGCGGAACTGACGATGCTGATTCTGGGCCGGGATCGGATGAAAGACCAATCCCTGGGCTATGCAAAGACATTCCTGCGGCAGGTCGAGGACACGCTCGGACTTGCCCTCGACAAGGGAGTGAAGATCGTTGCCAATGCGGGCGGTCTCAATCCAGCCGGACTGGCTGCCGCATTGCGGGAAGTCAATACCAAGCTGGGTTTGAATGCGAAGATCGCGCATGTCGAGGGCGATGATTTGGTCTCTCGCGCCGGTGAACTCGGGCTCGGCTCGCCTTTGACCGCAAATGCTTATCTCGGCGCTTGGGGGATTGTGGAGGCGTTAGCGGCCGACGCCGACGTCGTAGTCACCGGCAGAGTTACCGACGCGTCGGTGATCGTGGGTCCGGCGGCTCATCATTTCGGTTGGAAGCGAGATGATTTCGATCAGCTGGCTGGTGCCGTCGCGGCGGGTCACGTCATCGAGTGCGGAACGCAGGCCACCGGCGGGAACTACGCATTCTTTACGGAGATCCCCAACCTCGGCCGCCCCGGTTTCCCGATCGCCGAGATCAACGCCGATGGTTCGTCTGTCATCACGAAGCATGCCGGTACCGACGGTGAGGTGAGCGTCGGAACCGTGACAGCCCAGCTGCTGTACGAGATCACAGGCGGCCGCTATGCGGGTCCGGACGTGACCACGCGGATCGACACGGCAGTGCTGACGCCGGAGGGCCCCGATCGGGTTCTGATCAGCGGCGTCACCGGTGAGGCTCCGCCGCCGCAGTACAAGGTCTCGCTCAATACCCTGGCCGGGTTTCGCAACGAGGCTACGTTCATACTCACCGGACTTGATATCGAGGCCAAGGCCGAGTTGGCCAAGAACCAGCTCGAGGCCTGGTTGAGCAAGAAGCCTGCCGAGCTGGTCTGGACATTGGCGCGGACGGATCATCCGGATTCCGATACCGAGGAAACTGCAAGTGCTTTGCTGCGCTGTGTGGTTCGTGATTCGGACCCCACAGTGATCGGGCGCCCCTTCTCGTCCGTTGCGGTCGAGATGGCGCTGGCCAGCTATCCGGGCTTCTCGTTGACGGCTCCGCCGAGCAACGGTCAGCCGTACGGAGTTTTCACTCCCGGCTACGTCGACGCGGGATCGGTGCCTCACATCGCAGTTCTGCCTGACGGTACGCGCGTCGATATTGCGCCGTCGGCGGTGACGCGGGAGTTGGAACCCGTCGACGAGCCGGAACTTCCGGTACCCCTACCTGCGGGGTCGGTCGCTCGAATTGCCTTGGGCGCCATTGCCGGTGCGCGTAGCGGCGACAAGGGCGGCAACGCCAATGTCGGCGTCTGGGTCCGCAGTGACGACGAGTGGCGTTGGCTGGCACATACTCTCACTGTCTCGAAGGTCAAGGAACTGCTCCCGGAGGCAGCCGGATTGACCGTGACCCGTCACCTGCTTCCGCACCTGTTGGCCGTGAACTTCGTGATCGAGGGAATCCTCGGCCAGGGTGTGGCGTCGCAGGCGCGATTCGATCCGCAGGCCAAGGGAATTGGTGAATGGCTGCGCTCACGCTACGTCGACATCCCGATTTCGCTCCTCCCCACAACTGACCAGAAAGAAGATTCACAGTGA
- a CDS encoding enoyl-CoA hydratase family protein, protein MTEPYVRYEVSGGAATITLDSPHNRNAISTRLVTELQAGLNAAAEDPTVRSVVLTHSGGTFCAGADLSEASGSASSPEESVRERGRGMLTLMRSILELPKPVIGLIGGHVRAGGMGLIGACDIVVAGPDSTFAVTESRLGLAASIISVTLLPRLDQRSASRYLLTGEKFGPREAETIGLVTIASQDPGDTVAELLESLRHCSPQGLAESKWITTRSMLAGFDRDGEEMVAQSARLFSSDEAREGMMAFLQKRPPAWAHEQK, encoded by the coding sequence ATGACAGAGCCTTACGTTCGATACGAGGTATCCGGCGGAGCAGCCACGATCACTCTCGACTCGCCACACAACCGCAACGCCATCTCCACTCGGTTGGTCACGGAACTGCAGGCCGGGCTGAATGCTGCTGCGGAAGACCCCACTGTGCGGTCAGTGGTGTTGACACACAGTGGTGGAACCTTCTGCGCGGGTGCCGATCTCAGTGAGGCTTCGGGATCTGCGTCCTCGCCCGAAGAGTCGGTCCGGGAACGTGGCCGAGGAATGCTGACGCTGATGCGTAGCATCCTCGAGCTTCCCAAGCCGGTAATCGGTCTGATCGGCGGCCACGTCCGTGCCGGTGGGATGGGCTTGATCGGTGCCTGCGACATCGTGGTGGCCGGGCCGGACAGTACCTTTGCCGTGACGGAATCGCGATTGGGGTTGGCGGCGTCGATCATCTCCGTCACTCTCTTGCCACGACTCGATCAGCGCAGCGCGAGTCGATACCTGTTGACGGGCGAGAAGTTCGGTCCGCGCGAAGCTGAAACTATCGGCCTCGTCACTATTGCCTCGCAGGATCCGGGGGACACCGTCGCGGAACTGCTCGAGTCGTTGCGTCACTGCTCACCACAGGGATTGGCCGAATCCAAGTGGATTACGACTCGATCGATGCTGGCCGGATTCGACCGCGACGGCGAAGAAATGGTGGCTCAGTCGGCTCGGCTGTTTTCCTCCGACGAGGCACGTGAGGGCATGATGGCGTTCTTACAGAAACGTCCACCGGCGTGGGCACACGAGCAGAAGTAG